One window of the Entelurus aequoreus isolate RoL-2023_Sb linkage group LG18, RoL_Eaeq_v1.1, whole genome shotgun sequence genome contains the following:
- the LOC133633908 gene encoding uncharacterized protein K02A2.6-like isoform X3, with protein MCQTLLQLWCLCAAPAATKAHQMIPVPAHTAVRPLAAQLFPRPPPIATPPPSSSVTSPDQEESDTNKGFECFLSLLNSGVNIELLSKIVNDDSEDLHSEDGSMNIKPDDVNAAGGEGEGESAGTSQEVSPVPQRRPMDDFQLEQSRDDTLRATWDQVISIDGQLVRPGIERRFPHFASIRDRLYRVSCDTQTREEITQLLVPKSRREMIFQAAHFNPMADHLGYNKTLNRVMARFYWPCIRTDVRRWCAACRDCQQVNSAASRAPLQPLPLIEVPFERIGMDLVGPFDPSTQGYRFALVLVDYATRYPEAVPLHSISAKSVAQALFQVISRVGIPKEILTDQDTSFMSHTLKELYGLLGIKSIRTSVCHPHTDGLVKWLNKILKSIIRKFLHEDKPNWHTLLDPLLFAVREVPQSSTGFSPFEMLFVRKPRGVLDLVKESWEEGPSPSKKEIQYVMDLRVKLHKLGHLSHNNLLQAQKRQESLYNRGTHLRNFLPGEKVFVLLPTSSSKLLAEWQGPFVVSRQIGDVDYEVRRCGRGLATQIYHLNLLKRWIEAEPVSMVTAIAESEELGPEVPPSPRPFPLRCDDHLTPSERADVASLPQRFADVFSPLPGRTNLTQHHIETSPGVTVRSLPYRLPEHKRKVVGEELKGVLDVPIGSENCECNNYTLIPEGTERSTCEQSSCETHSLSDDKNRKDRQKCSLSLSDRSESPPTIENKKEKEKPAEVDGRCELLQNILKTLGLNLETEELSKLTDRTQERLYGKRNERSPVATSIVEHDSTSSSNSPSRMQISNSRISMDHHKEKSFFECSDSRKSREELSLFSYQDNAPVQRIAGNNQDLQIFDETHHAHSSQECNSVSGYSLPEHSQFNASFNGDNSSCWTHAHGSSSMFSLPYSLYTDHSHPSIASEDYELRHYIYSSHEHVYKNPDLSLSECQFGSNTGPGCLQTVELSRHSGKFQAKKKEKLQGILKQTKLTSDLTKMMEPPQGTKHQEVDYPRKGKQPPTEEEIKAKLRKKLEEFNQKNKPHTIPNS; from the exons ATGTGCCAGACCCTTCTTCAGCTATGGTGCCTGTGCGCCGCACCGGCCGCAACAAAGGCACATCAAATGATAccg GTTCCTGCTCACACGGCGGTTAGACCTCTTGCTGCACAATTATTTCCCAGACCACCACCTATTGCAACGCCTCCTCCCAGTTCGAGTGTTACTTCGCCAGACCAGGAGGAGAGTGACACCAACAAAGGCTTTGAATGCTTCCTAAGCTTGCTCAACAGTGGAGTCAACATCGAACTGCTAAGTAAGATTGTCAACGATGACAGCGAAGATCTCCATTCAGAAGACGGGTCCATGAACATTAAGCCCGATGATGTCAACGCTGCCggaggggagggggagggggagtcgGCGGGGACTTCGCAAGAGGTTTCCCCGGTTCCCCAAAGGCGCCCCATGGATGATTTTCAACTCGAGCAGTCCCGAGATGACACTCTGCGCGCGACGTGGGACCAAGTGATATCAATTGATGGGCAGCTGGTTCGCCCGGGGATAGAGCGGCGTTTCCCTCACTTTGCATCAATTAGGGacagattatacagagtgagtTGTGACACTCAGACAAGAGAGGAAATCACCCAATTGCTGGTGCCAAAAAGCCGTCGGGAAATGATTTTCCAGGCAGCACATTTCAACCCGATGGCTGATCACCTGGGGTATAATAAAACACTCAACCGGGTAATGGCCCGTTTCTATTGGCCATGCATCCGGACAGACGTGCGTCGCTGGTGTGCGGCTTGCCGAGACTGTCAACAAGTCAACTCAGCGGCCTCTAGAGCGCCTTTGCAGCCATTGCCACTCATAGAAGTCCCATTTGAGCgaattggcatggacctcgtcggaccatttGACCCGAGTACCCAGGGATATCGTTttgcgctagtcctggtggattacgcaacgcgctatcccgaagcagtaccGCTGcactccatctctgcaaagagtgtcgcgcaggcgctgtttcaagttatctcccgagtcggaatcccaaaagagattctgactgaccaggacacgtcctttatgtcacacacgttaaaggagctgtacggattattgggAATCAAATCCATTCGGACCAGCGTTTGCCACCCGCACACTGATGGACTGGTAAAGTGGCTGAATAAAATCTTGAAATCCATCATCCGGAAGTTCttacacgaggacaaaccaaattggcatacattgttggatcccctgttatttgcagtgcgggaggtTCCTCAGTCCTCCACAGGGTTTTCCCCATTTGAAATGTTGTTCGTCAGGAAGCCGCGCGGGGTGCTGGACctagttaaagaaagctgggaggaaggtccaagccccagtaAAAAGGAAATTCAATACGTCATGGACTTGAGAGTGAAACTCCACAAATTGGGGCACTTGTCACATAATAATTTGCTCCAAGCCCAAAAACGTCAGGAGAGCCTGTATAACAGGGGGACGCATCTTAGAAATTTTTTACCGGGAGAGAaagtatttgtattacttccaacGTCCAGCTCTAAATTACTCGCCGagtggcaaggaccctttgtggTCTCACGACAAATAGGTGACGTGGATTATGAGGTCAGGCGGTGTGGCCGAGGCTTGGCAACACAAAtataccacctcaacctcctaaaaAGATGGATCGAGGCGGAGCCTGTCTCCATGGTAACGGCGATAGCGGAGAGCGAGGAGCTGGGTCCGGAGGTTCCCCCCTCCCCGCGGCCCTTCCCTCTCCGCTGTGATGATCATCTCACGCCGTCAGAGAGAGCAGATGTGGCCTCTTTGCCGCAGCGTTTTGCTGACGTGTTCTCCCCCCTGCCAGGCCGCACGAACCTCACCCAGCATCACATAGAGACCAGCCCAGGCGTGACGGTGAGATCTCTGCCCTATAGGCtacccgaacacaagcgcaaagtagttgGGGAGGAATTAAAGGGCGTTTTAGATGTTCCTATTGGCAGTGAGAACTGCGAATGTAACAATTATACTCTGATACCAGAGGGAACAGAGCGGTCCACTTGTGAACAGTCCTCCTGTGAGACACACTCACTGTCTGATGACAAGAACAGAAAAGACAGACAAAAGTGCTCCTTAAGCCTCAGTGATCGATCCGAATCTCCCCCAACAATAGAgaacaaaaaggaaaaagaaaaaccGGCAGAGGTTGATGGGAGGTGTGAACTGCTTCAGAACATTCTAAAAACTCTGGGCTTGAACCTGGAAACCGAAGAGCTGAGCAAACTAACAGACCGGACTCAAGAGAGACTTTATGGTAAAAGGAATGAGAGAAGTCCAGTGGCCACCAGCATAGTAGAGCATgacagtactagtagtagtaacagtCCCTCTCGCATGCAGATCTCTAACAGCAGGATCTCTATGGATCATCACAAGGAAAAGTCATTTTTTGAGTGCAGCGACTCAAGAAAGAGCAGAGAGgaactttctttattttcttacCAAGATAATGCACCAGTACAGAGGATTGCTGGCAACAACCAAGATCTGCAAATATTTGATGAAACCCATCACGCACATTCCAGCCAGGAGTGTAATTCTGTTTCAGGTTACAGTTTGCCTGAGCATTCTCAGTTCAATGCTTCTTTCAACGGTGACAACAGTTCTTGCTGGACACACGCTCATGGTTCCAGTTCTATGTTCTCTTTGCCTTACTCATTGTATACAGACCACTCCCACCCCTCAATTGCTTCCGAAGACTATGAATTACGCCACTATATCTACAGCTCCCATGAACATGTCTATAAGAATCCAGACCTCTCCTTGAGCGAATGTCAGTTTGGCTCAAACACTGGCCCGGGTTGCCTGCAAACAGTCGAACTGTCACGCCATAGTGGTAAATTCCAagctaaaaaaaaggaaaagctaCAAGggatactaaaacaaacaaaactgacAAGTGACCTTACAAAGATGATGGAGCCTCCGCAAGGTACGAAACACCAAGAGGTTGATTATCCAAGAAAGGGGAAACAGCCACCAACAGAAGAGGAAATTAAAGCAAAACTGAGAAAAAAG
- the LOC133633908 gene encoding uncharacterized protein LOC133633908 isoform X2 has product MEKEAEQAKKKVVCAKCLFCEGNQQQHVHSRRFFDYIPERCSQDGRTRTTETLTRRTLIWIHSCDNVPAHTAVRPLAAQLFPRPPPIATPPPSSSVTSPDQEESDTNKGFECFLSLLNSGVNIELLSKIVNDDSEDLHSEDGSMNIKPDDVNAAGGEGEGESAGTSQEVSPVPQRRPMDDFQLEQSRDDTLRATWDQVISIDGQLVRPGIERRFPHFASIRDRLYRVSCDTQTREEITQLLVPKSRREMIFQAAHFNPMADHLGYNKTLNRVMARFYWPCIRTDVRRWCAACRDCQQVNSAASRAPLQPLPLIEVPFERIGMDLVGPFDPSTQGYRFALVLVDYATRYPEAVPLHSISAKSVAQALFQVISRVGIPKEILTDQDTSFMSHTLKELYGLLGIKSIRTSVCHPHTDGLVKWLNKILKSIIRKFLHEDKPNWHTLLDPLLFAVREVPQSSTGFSPFEMLFVRKPRGVLDLVKESWEEGPSPSKKEIQYVMDLRVKLHKLGHLSHNNLLQAQKRQESLYNRGTHLRNFLPGEKVFVLLPTSSSKLLAEWQGPFVVSRQIGDVDYEVRRCGRGLATQIYHLNLLKRWIEAEPVSMVTAIAESEELGPEVPPSPRPFPLRCDDHLTPSERADVASLPQRFADVFSPLPGRTNLTQHHIETSPGVTVRSLPYRLPEHKRKVVGEELKGVLDVPIGSENCECNNYTLIPEGTERSTCEQSSCETHSLSDDKNRKDRQKCSLSLSDRSESPPTIENKKEKEKPAEVDGRCELLQNILKTLGLNLETEELSKLTDRTQERLYGKRNERSPVATSIVEHDSTSSSNSPSRMQISNSRISMDHHKEKSFFECSDSRKSREELSLFSYQDNAPVQRIAGNNQDLQIFDETHHAHSSQECNSVSGYSLPEHSQFNASFNGDNSSCWTHAHGSSSMFSLPYSLYTDHSHPSIASEDYELRHYIYSSHEHVYKNPDLSLSECQFGSNTGPGCLQTVELSRHSGKFQAKKKEKLQGILKQTKLTSDLTKMMEPPQGTKHQEVDYPRKGKQPPTEEEIKAKLRKKLEEFNQKNKPHTIPNS; this is encoded by the coding sequence GTTCCTGCTCACACGGCGGTTAGACCTCTTGCTGCACAATTATTTCCCAGACCACCACCTATTGCAACGCCTCCTCCCAGTTCGAGTGTTACTTCGCCAGACCAGGAGGAGAGTGACACCAACAAAGGCTTTGAATGCTTCCTAAGCTTGCTCAACAGTGGAGTCAACATCGAACTGCTAAGTAAGATTGTCAACGATGACAGCGAAGATCTCCATTCAGAAGACGGGTCCATGAACATTAAGCCCGATGATGTCAACGCTGCCggaggggagggggagggggagtcgGCGGGGACTTCGCAAGAGGTTTCCCCGGTTCCCCAAAGGCGCCCCATGGATGATTTTCAACTCGAGCAGTCCCGAGATGACACTCTGCGCGCGACGTGGGACCAAGTGATATCAATTGATGGGCAGCTGGTTCGCCCGGGGATAGAGCGGCGTTTCCCTCACTTTGCATCAATTAGGGacagattatacagagtgagtTGTGACACTCAGACAAGAGAGGAAATCACCCAATTGCTGGTGCCAAAAAGCCGTCGGGAAATGATTTTCCAGGCAGCACATTTCAACCCGATGGCTGATCACCTGGGGTATAATAAAACACTCAACCGGGTAATGGCCCGTTTCTATTGGCCATGCATCCGGACAGACGTGCGTCGCTGGTGTGCGGCTTGCCGAGACTGTCAACAAGTCAACTCAGCGGCCTCTAGAGCGCCTTTGCAGCCATTGCCACTCATAGAAGTCCCATTTGAGCgaattggcatggacctcgtcggaccatttGACCCGAGTACCCAGGGATATCGTTttgcgctagtcctggtggattacgcaacgcgctatcccgaagcagtaccGCTGcactccatctctgcaaagagtgtcgcgcaggcgctgtttcaagttatctcccgagtcggaatcccaaaagagattctgactgaccaggacacgtcctttatgtcacacacgttaaaggagctgtacggattattgggAATCAAATCCATTCGGACCAGCGTTTGCCACCCGCACACTGATGGACTGGTAAAGTGGCTGAATAAAATCTTGAAATCCATCATCCGGAAGTTCttacacgaggacaaaccaaattggcatacattgttggatcccctgttatttgcagtgcgggaggtTCCTCAGTCCTCCACAGGGTTTTCCCCATTTGAAATGTTGTTCGTCAGGAAGCCGCGCGGGGTGCTGGACctagttaaagaaagctgggaggaaggtccaagccccagtaAAAAGGAAATTCAATACGTCATGGACTTGAGAGTGAAACTCCACAAATTGGGGCACTTGTCACATAATAATTTGCTCCAAGCCCAAAAACGTCAGGAGAGCCTGTATAACAGGGGGACGCATCTTAGAAATTTTTTACCGGGAGAGAaagtatttgtattacttccaacGTCCAGCTCTAAATTACTCGCCGagtggcaaggaccctttgtggTCTCACGACAAATAGGTGACGTGGATTATGAGGTCAGGCGGTGTGGCCGAGGCTTGGCAACACAAAtataccacctcaacctcctaaaaAGATGGATCGAGGCGGAGCCTGTCTCCATGGTAACGGCGATAGCGGAGAGCGAGGAGCTGGGTCCGGAGGTTCCCCCCTCCCCGCGGCCCTTCCCTCTCCGCTGTGATGATCATCTCACGCCGTCAGAGAGAGCAGATGTGGCCTCTTTGCCGCAGCGTTTTGCTGACGTGTTCTCCCCCCTGCCAGGCCGCACGAACCTCACCCAGCATCACATAGAGACCAGCCCAGGCGTGACGGTGAGATCTCTGCCCTATAGGCtacccgaacacaagcgcaaagtagttgGGGAGGAATTAAAGGGCGTTTTAGATGTTCCTATTGGCAGTGAGAACTGCGAATGTAACAATTATACTCTGATACCAGAGGGAACAGAGCGGTCCACTTGTGAACAGTCCTCCTGTGAGACACACTCACTGTCTGATGACAAGAACAGAAAAGACAGACAAAAGTGCTCCTTAAGCCTCAGTGATCGATCCGAATCTCCCCCAACAATAGAgaacaaaaaggaaaaagaaaaaccGGCAGAGGTTGATGGGAGGTGTGAACTGCTTCAGAACATTCTAAAAACTCTGGGCTTGAACCTGGAAACCGAAGAGCTGAGCAAACTAACAGACCGGACTCAAGAGAGACTTTATGGTAAAAGGAATGAGAGAAGTCCAGTGGCCACCAGCATAGTAGAGCATgacagtactagtagtagtaacagtCCCTCTCGCATGCAGATCTCTAACAGCAGGATCTCTATGGATCATCACAAGGAAAAGTCATTTTTTGAGTGCAGCGACTCAAGAAAGAGCAGAGAGgaactttctttattttcttacCAAGATAATGCACCAGTACAGAGGATTGCTGGCAACAACCAAGATCTGCAAATATTTGATGAAACCCATCACGCACATTCCAGCCAGGAGTGTAATTCTGTTTCAGGTTACAGTTTGCCTGAGCATTCTCAGTTCAATGCTTCTTTCAACGGTGACAACAGTTCTTGCTGGACACACGCTCATGGTTCCAGTTCTATGTTCTCTTTGCCTTACTCATTGTATACAGACCACTCCCACCCCTCAATTGCTTCCGAAGACTATGAATTACGCCACTATATCTACAGCTCCCATGAACATGTCTATAAGAATCCAGACCTCTCCTTGAGCGAATGTCAGTTTGGCTCAAACACTGGCCCGGGTTGCCTGCAAACAGTCGAACTGTCACGCCATAGTGGTAAATTCCAagctaaaaaaaaggaaaagctaCAAGggatactaaaacaaacaaaactgacAAGTGACCTTACAAAGATGATGGAGCCTCCGCAAGGTACGAAACACCAAGAGGTTGATTATCCAAGAAAGGGGAAACAGCCACCAACAGAAGAGGAAATTAAAGCAAAACTGAGAAAAAAG